One Glycine soja cultivar W05 chromosome 2, ASM419377v2, whole genome shotgun sequence genomic region harbors:
- the LOC114379437 gene encoding wall-associated receptor kinase-like 20 — protein MDFTNPSLLLSIFLLLLPSLISSQICQRNCGKETLKYPFGSGPGCGDPRFQPHVTCSNQKLTFTTHTGSYPITSIDYTNQIIHISDPTMSTCSCTVPSKGFGLNWDAPFTFADSTIFALVDCSMNSSSICQSNGYDDGSNSNSKLLCDQETPICSLLYSCRPISTTINLPISTCCVYTPVNLGPAFEMDLQKLQCPSYTGFYNFNDQEMDPEKWNYGIALKYKFSVTNDYPGSCDACERSHGVCGYGGTYNSFICNCPNGINTTADCFFISSYNNGFRNGVAWLIYPVACSLVWFFL, from the exons atggatTTCACCAACCCTTCACTTCTTCTCTCCATTTTCCTTCTACTACTTCCTTCTCTGATCTCATCACAAATCTGCCAGAGAAACTGTGGCAAAGAAACTCTCAAGTACCCTTTTGGAAGTGGCCCTGGTTGTGGTGACCCTCGTTTCCAACCACATGTAACATGTAGCAACCAAAAGCTCACATTCACCACTCACACAGGCTCCTACCCTATTACCTCAATTGACTACACAAACCAAATCATACACATCTCAGATCCCACCATGTCAACATGCTCCTGCACTGTCCCTAGCAAAGGCTTTGGCCTAAACTGGGATGCACCATTTACTTTTGCTGATAGCACCATCTTTGCTCTGGTGGATTGCTCAATGAACTCATCATCTATATGTCAATCAAATGGCTATGATGATGGGAGCAATTCCAATTCCAAGCTTTTATGTGATCAAGAGACACCAATTTGTAGTCTTCTATACTCATGCAGGCCTATTAGCACCACCATTAACCTTCCAATCTCGACGTGCTGCGTTTACACGCCGGTTAATCTCGGTCCAGCGTTTGAGATGGATCTGCAGAAGCTGCAATGCCCTTCTTACACGGGGTTCTACAACTTCAATGATCAAGAAATGGATCCTGAGAAGTGGAACTATGGTATAGCACTCAAGTACAAGTTCAGTGTCACAAATGACTATCCTGGCTCGTGTGATGCTTGTGAAAGGAGCCATGGGGTGTGTGGGTATGGTGGGACCTATAACTCTTTTATCTGCAATTGTCCTAATGGGATTAACACTACAGCGGATTGTTTCTTCATATCTTCTTATAACAATGGTTTTCGAAATG GGGTTGCTTGGTTGATCTATCCTGTGGCATGTTCTCTTGTTTGGTTCTTCTTGTAA